In Kushneria marisflavi, the following are encoded in one genomic region:
- the metK gene encoding methionine adenosyltransferase, whose amino-acid sequence MSEYSLFTSESVSEGHPDKIADQISDAVLDALIARDKQARVACETLVKTGVAIVAGEITTSAWVDLEELVRRVISDIGYTSSEVGFDGATCGVLNLIGKQSIDIAQGVDRSRPEDQGAGDQGLMFGYATNETPSYMPAPIHYSHRLVERQSELRKNGTLGWLRPDAKSQVTFRYGEDGRPVAVDAVVLSTQHDESISQEELRHAVEELIIRDVLPEEWITESTRFHINPTGKFVIGGPVGDCGLTGRKIIVDTYGGMARHGGGAFSGKDPSKVDRSAAYAGRYVAKNVVASGIADKCEIQVSYAIGVAEPTSVAINTFGTSRISDDKIVDLVREHFDLRPYAITRMLDLLHPMYQLTASYGHFGRDPFEHTYTWKDTRGEMQSETFTAFPWEKTDRAEALRDAAGL is encoded by the coding sequence GGCCCGCGTGGCCTGTGAAACGCTGGTCAAGACGGGAGTGGCGATTGTGGCCGGCGAGATTACCACCAGTGCCTGGGTGGATCTGGAAGAGCTGGTGCGTCGCGTGATTTCCGATATTGGCTATACCTCCTCCGAAGTCGGCTTTGACGGTGCTACCTGTGGCGTGCTCAACCTGATCGGCAAGCAGAGCATCGATATCGCTCAGGGCGTGGATCGCTCCAGGCCCGAGGATCAGGGCGCGGGTGATCAGGGCCTGATGTTTGGTTATGCCACCAATGAGACGCCGTCCTACATGCCGGCGCCGATTCATTACTCGCATCGCCTGGTCGAGCGCCAGTCGGAGCTGCGTAAAAACGGCACGCTTGGCTGGCTGCGCCCGGATGCCAAAAGTCAGGTGACCTTTCGCTACGGTGAAGATGGCAGGCCGGTCGCGGTGGATGCGGTGGTGCTGTCGACCCAGCACGATGAGAGCATCTCCCAGGAGGAGCTGCGTCATGCGGTCGAGGAACTGATCATCCGTGACGTGCTGCCCGAGGAATGGATCACCGAATCGACGCGTTTTCACATCAACCCGACCGGCAAGTTCGTGATCGGTGGGCCGGTCGGCGACTGTGGTCTGACCGGGCGCAAGATCATCGTCGATACCTATGGCGGCATGGCCCGCCATGGCGGTGGTGCCTTCTCCGGCAAGGACCCCTCCAAGGTGGATCGAAGCGCTGCCTATGCCGGCCGCTATGTGGCCAAGAACGTGGTGGCTTCCGGTATCGCCGACAAGTGCGAGATTCAGGTCTCCTATGCCATTGGCGTGGCCGAGCCGACCTCGGTGGCGATCAACACTTTCGGTACCAGCAGGATCAGCGATGACAAGATCGTCGACCTGGTGCGAGAGCATTTCGATCTGCGGCCCTACGCCATTACTCGCATGCTGGATCTGCTCCATCCGATGTATCAGCTCACCGCGTCCTATGGCCATTTCGGTCGTGACCCCTTCGAGCACACCTATACCTGGAAGGACACCCGCGGCGAGATGCAAAGCGAAACCTTCACGGCCTTCCCCTGGGAAAAAACCGACCGGGCCGAGGCACTTCGGGACGCCGCCGGGCTGTAA